The Desulfuromonas acetexigens genomic sequence CACTTTTCCCCTGGGCGAAGTACCGCAAGAGCAAGGGCGCAGCGAAACTGCATATCGCCTTGGACGCCGATGGCTACCTACCGGCCTTTGTCGACCTGAGCGAGGGCAAGGAGCATGAGATCAACATGGCCCGTCAGCTGGAACTGCCCAAAGATTCCTATGTTGTCTTCGACCGGGGCTATACCGATTATGCCTGGTATCAGGAGCTCACGGACAACGGCATCCGCTTTGTTACTCGCCTCAAGAGCAACGCTGTCACCACTCCCGGCGCCAAGCGCAGAGGCCGCAAAAGCCCGGGAGTTTTGCTGGATCAGGAAGTCGCGCTCAATGGCATCACCGGAACCTATCGCAAGGTGCGCTATCTGGATGAAGACTCCGGTGTCGCTTATGAGTTTCTGACCAATGCGCTGGATATCCCAGCCGCCACGGTTGCCGATTTGTACAAAGAGCGCTGGCAGATCGAGCTGTTCTTCAAATGGATCAAACAGAACCTGCACATCAAAAGCTTTCTGGGAACCTCCCGCAACGCGGTGATGACCCAGATCTGGGTGGTGTTGTGCACCTACCTGCTGCTGGCTTTCCACAAGTTTCAATCTAAACTGGGGCAGTCGATGCAGCAGATCCTGCGGTTAATGCAGTTGAATTTGTTCGAACGGCGCGATTTTCTGGAGCTGCTTGCGCCACCAAAACCAAAATTATCGTTATACGACAGTCAGTTGTCCCTCATCTAAAACTATGAGACAGCAGTGTTGTTGACTAATGATCGTAAAACAATCGGAGATTTCGCCTGCTGGCTTCATGCGCTGATCGGAATTTCAATGAGATAAAAATTGTTATTTCTCCCCTCGACCAACCAATTTGTCATGAATTATAACAGAAATGGCAAAGACGATGAAACCTCAAATGAGGATTAAAGCATATTCCATTTGTACCTCCTTGAACGATAACTACCCTGTTTTAAAAAATCTTAGGAAAATCGAGATTAAATATTAATACAACATTCAAGACTGACAACCTATAAATATTATATCTATGTATTTTGTAACATTTATTGTGGATTTCAAGAATAATTTCAATTTCCTATTGATGTAGCGGAACTGGTTCTTTGGACACATACATGGACGCCCACCTGTTGCCAAGCCTTCAGTTGATGAAGAAGCGGGGTTTGTTAGTGGGCTGATGAGGGCTTCCCATCAATGGGAAGCCCTCAGATGGTGCAAGCGGCAGAATAGACTATTGTCCTACAACGGAAAAAGATTTCACTCCGTTGGATGACTCGTAGACTTCGATGTTGGCTATGGGGGTCGGCGAATAATTGCCTCCAGACCCCCGACTGTAGGAAAGGGTTTTCGAATAACTTCTATTCTTATCCCCGGCCACAATATTGACTCGCGCCGTCTCGGGGGCGAAGCCGTAATAATAATTGACCCCTACGCGATAGACACCTGTCTCAAGAGTATCACAGGATACGAAGTAGTGTTCTGGGCCATACCCATTGACGTCATCGAGGTCAAGGTAGCCAGAAGGCCCTCTCTGATTGGCGTAGTAGACGTGTGCTCCGTTGGGTTCGAATACGTGAAGATCAAGGTCTGGCTGAGCCCCCCACTCCAAGCGAACGGTGATTATGCCGTCCCCGGCAATCACATTCGGGGGAAGTAGGTCCCCGATGGATTGAATAACGTTGTTGATAATTATAGGGCCAGTATTGTCGCCGGCGAGATACGTATCTACGATGGAATGACCAGTCCAGTCGTCAAAAAGACCCAGAAAAAAATCGAAAAACCCGTTTCCGGCGTTGGAAGCCAAAGTAAAAGGAAAAATTGTCCTGACTGAATCCATAACTAGGTCGTGGTCGTAAGTAGTATAAGGGCCTCCCCCGCTCACATAATTAGCTGGCGTCGCCACGGAAACGATTCCAACATTGTCTGGCTTGTTAACCCAGGTGAAGGCCAAATTTGAATAAAAGTTGCCTTGGGAGTGAGCAAAAAGCAGAACCTTGTAGCCGGTATCTAGGTTCTCCCGATATTTAGACACAAAATTACGCAATTGACTGTCGATGACATATTCTCCGGCGGTCATCCCCTTGGAGAGGGTTAGCATGGCGTCTTTAAACCAATCCGGAGCTTCTTCAAGGTTGGCCAACCATTGATAAATAGACTGCCAATCGGTAATTATCTTTTGCCTCGCGACCTCTAAAACTTGAAAGGGAAAAGTTTCGCTTTTATTGTATGACACCTTGTAAATCAGGTTCTCAGACGATATGCCTGATCCTGACTTTGCACTGTCAAGCATAGGCTTTAAGGCTAAATTGACGGTGTCCCACGCATCGCCGGCCGTGGGGGTAAACATTCCGTTAACAAAATAGACGTAGGTACCTTTATTTTCGTAACATCCTTC encodes the following:
- a CDS encoding IS4 family transposase, with the translated sequence MAHCSTVLSQIVRIFPRHEFQSLANKYHVGQKFRSFSRWTQFVALLTAQLTGRDSLRDIVENLSVQAGKIYHLGIKPFSRATLSRANEQQPHQMYEALFQRLLVRCQDLAPRNRRFKFKDSAKLYLLDATMIDLTLSLFPWAKYRKSKGAAKLHIALDADGYLPAFVDLSEGKEHEINMARQLELPKDSYVVFDRGYTDYAWYQELTDNGIRFVTRLKSNAVTTPGAKRRGRKSPGVLLDQEVALNGITGTYRKVRYLDEDSGVAYEFLTNALDIPAATVADLYKERWQIELFFKWIKQNLHIKSFLGTSRNAVMTQIWVVLCTYLLLAFHKFQSKLGQSMQQILRLMQLNLFERRDFLELLAPPKPKLSLYDSQLSLI
- a CDS encoding YfaP family protein, translating into MKWTTRLLAVLFLFFIPSVTFGEGCYENKGTYVYFVNGMFTPTAGDAWDTVNLALKPMLDSAKSGSGISSENLIYKVSYNKSETFPFQVLEVARQKIITDWQSIYQWLANLEEAPDWFKDAMLTLSKGMTAGEYVIDSQLRNFVSKYRENLDTGYKVLLFAHSQGNFYSNLAFTWVNKPDNVGIVSVATPANYVSGGGPYTTYDHDLVMDSVRTIFPFTLASNAGNGFFDFFLGLFDDWTGHSIVDTYLAGDNTGPIIINNVIQSIGDLLPPNVIAGDGIITVRLEWGAQPDLDLHVFEPNGAHVYYANQRGPSGYLDLDDVNGYGPEHYFVSCDTLETGVYRVGVNYYYGFAPETARVNIVAGDKNRSYSKTLSYSRGSGGNYSPTPIANIEVYESSNGVKSFSVVGQ